The Claveliimonas bilis genome window below encodes:
- a CDS encoding IS30 family transposase: protein MKTQNSFSHLTLEERRIILAGITNGSAKTAIAQTIGKDKSTVGKEIKLHRTLTHKCKMPLECTHYKKCVYGRQCTPDCPEYSPFRCSRRDRSPGACNGCSNWSRCRFDKYQYSPEDAHMDYRTTLIDSREGVNLTVQEAKQMAAIIAPLLKQGQSPYQIVTNHPELGISEKTLYNYIENGVFHEIAGITVMDLRRQVSRKLPKKKAKTYKKRTDRKYLQGRTYKDYQSYLSDHPEVFVVQMDTVYNDETNGPFLQTFKFVRAGILLALYRNEKTSASMKEGIDILESILGTELFRKYVHVLLTDRGTEFSAAEAMEASHDGTRRTRVFYCDPMQSGQKGTLENKHIELRYILPKGTDLRELGLTGQSRLNLVLSHVNSSPCELLGNKSPLELTEFMYQDLYEKLLAFGIHPIEKDQIILKPYLLKQRNK, encoded by the coding sequence ATGAAAACTCAAAACTCTTTTTCTCATTTAACTTTAGAGGAACGGCGTATCATTCTCGCCGGCATTACGAACGGCTCCGCGAAAACGGCCATCGCCCAGACCATCGGCAAGGATAAGTCTACTGTTGGCAAAGAGATCAAACTTCACAGGACTCTTACCCATAAGTGTAAGATGCCCCTGGAGTGCACTCACTATAAAAAATGTGTCTATGGCCGTCAGTGTACACCTGACTGTCCGGAGTACAGTCCTTTCCGCTGCTCAAGGCGCGACCGCTCCCCTGGTGCCTGCAACGGCTGTTCCAACTGGTCACGCTGCCGTTTTGATAAATACCAGTACTCTCCGGAAGATGCCCATATGGATTACCGCACTACTCTGATCGACTCCCGGGAAGGTGTCAATCTTACAGTACAGGAAGCAAAACAGATGGCTGCTATTATCGCTCCGCTCCTGAAGCAGGGCCAGTCTCCCTATCAGATCGTTACAAACCATCCGGAACTCGGCATTTCAGAAAAAACGCTTTACAACTATATCGAAAACGGTGTTTTCCACGAGATTGCGGGAATCACTGTCATGGATCTGCGGAGGCAGGTATCACGTAAACTGCCGAAGAAAAAGGCAAAAACTTATAAGAAACGCACCGACAGAAAGTATCTCCAAGGCAGAACCTACAAAGATTATCAATCCTATCTCTCCGATCATCCCGAGGTCTTTGTTGTCCAAATGGATACGGTCTATAACGATGAGACAAACGGTCCTTTCCTTCAGACATTTAAATTTGTGAGAGCCGGCATCCTTCTCGCTTTATATCGCAACGAAAAAACCTCCGCTTCCATGAAGGAAGGTATTGACATACTGGAATCCATTCTTGGCACAGAATTGTTCCGCAAATATGTCCATGTTTTACTAACTGATCGTGGGACGGAGTTTTCTGCCGCCGAAGCCATGGAGGCATCTCACGATGGCACAAGACGGACAAGGGTGTTTTACTGCGATCCCATGCAGTCAGGACAAAAAGGCACGTTGGAGAATAAACATATAGAACTCCGTTACATCCTTCCAAAAGGAACGGATCTGAGGGAACTCGGGCTGACCGGCCAGTCCAGGCTGAATCTGGTCCTCAGCCACGTAAACTCCTCCCCTTGCGAGCTGCTTGGCAATAAAAGTCCGTTGGAACTGACGGAATTTATGTATCAGGATCTGTACGAAAAGCTGCTGGCTTTCGGCATCCATCCAATCGAAAAGGATCAGATCATTTTAAAACCATACCTGCTCAAGCAGAGAAACAAGTAA